One Pleurocapsa sp. PCC 7327 DNA segment encodes these proteins:
- a CDS encoding CAP domain-containing protein, translating to MTLTDQFDQRILGLVNQERAKQGLRSLSLSQKLDAAADGHSGRMANGDFFSHVDPGNGSRPSDRATQAGYRWTTVGENIAAGQTSPEAVMQAWMNSSGHRANILNPNYTHLGVGYAYLANDSGRINYQRYWTQVFGAGDPNPGTYTAQSDGSSTPSPSPNPNPSGETQGSGGIKGTNGNDELTGDSSAQTIYGYGGNDTLRGQGGNDRLFAGSGSDRVYGDGGDDYLSGGSGKDMLLGGDGTDTLVGVATNQQPGRGEIDTLAGGAGADTFRLGDSNNVYYNDGQNNTLGQADYALIQDFSQAEGDIIQLKGSASNYALGSAPQGLPAGTAIYLKTTGQDELIAVVQNTSNLSLESNSFNYV from the coding sequence GTGACTCTAACCGACCAATTTGACCAAAGAATACTCGGACTCGTAAACCAAGAACGCGCTAAGCAGGGCTTAAGATCCTTAAGCCTCAGCCAAAAATTAGATGCTGCCGCAGATGGTCATTCCGGTCGTATGGCGAATGGCGACTTTTTCAGTCACGTCGATCCGGGTAATGGGTCAAGACCGAGCGATCGCGCTACTCAAGCGGGTTATCGGTGGACAACTGTGGGAGAAAATATTGCTGCCGGTCAAACAAGTCCAGAAGCCGTCATGCAAGCGTGGATGAATAGTTCCGGGCACCGTGCGAATATTCTCAATCCCAACTACACTCATCTAGGAGTAGGATATGCCTACCTAGCCAACGATAGCGGACGCATCAATTATCAGCGCTACTGGACTCAAGTATTCGGTGCAGGCGATCCCAACCCAGGCACCTACACAGCTCAGAGTGACGGTTCCTCGACTCCATCGCCTAGCCCCAATCCTAACCCTTCTGGAGAAACTCAAGGTTCCGGGGGAATTAAGGGCACCAACGGAAACGACGAACTGACTGGCGACTCTTCTGCTCAAACCATTTACGGTTATGGAGGAAATGACACCCTTAGAGGTCAAGGCGGTAACGACAGACTATTCGCTGGTTCGGGTAGCGATCGCGTTTATGGCGATGGAGGAGACGATTATCTCTCCGGCGGTTCTGGTAAAGATATGCTCCTCGGTGGGGATGGAACGGATACACTTGTCGGTGTCGCTACCAACCAACAACCAGGGAGAGGCGAAATCGATACGCTCGCAGGCGGTGCAGGTGCTGACACTTTCAGGCTAGGCGATAGCAATAATGTCTACTACAACGACGGTCAAAATAATACTCTGGGTCAGGCAGATTATGCTCTGATTCAAGATTTTAGCCAAGCTGAGGGTGATATCATTCAACTTAAGGGTAGTGCGAGTAATTATGCCTTGGGATCTGCTCCGCAAGGATTGCCCGCAGGTACGGCAATTTACCTAAAAACGACGGGTCAAGACGAACTGATTGCCGTGGTACAAAATACCAGCAACCTTTCTCTTGAAAGTAATTCCTTCAATTACGTTTAG
- a CDS encoding sugar kinase has protein sequence MKRHGLFVGLSTLDFIYLTKNIPETNQKIVALDQTIAAGGPATNAAVTFSYLGDRATLLSVIGNHSISQIIRCDLETYSVKIVDLAPNRTELPSVSSIIVTQSTGERAVISANATKFQAIPEQIPSDILQDIELILIDGHQMALSVAIAQQARVRNIPVAIDGGSWKSGFEEVLPFVDYAICSANFYPPNCYNQEDVFIYLQQIGIPHIAITQGENPIQYLSQGEKGEIEIPTIKAIDTLGAGDIFHGAFCHYILQKNFIDALSCATQVASYSCQFFGTRQWMQ, from the coding sequence ATGAAACGACATGGACTATTTGTTGGCTTATCTACGTTAGACTTCATCTATCTAACTAAAAATATCCCAGAAACTAATCAGAAAATTGTTGCTTTAGACCAAACTATTGCAGCTGGAGGACCTGCTACTAATGCTGCCGTAACGTTTAGTTATCTGGGCGATCGCGCTACATTGCTAAGTGTTATTGGCAACCATTCTATTAGTCAGATAATTCGCTGCGATCTAGAAACTTATTCGGTCAAAATTGTAGATTTAGCGCCAAATCGCACGGAATTACCTTCAGTTTCTTCTATTATCGTCACCCAATCGACAGGAGAACGAGCGGTTATTTCTGCTAATGCTACTAAATTTCAAGCGATTCCCGAACAAATCCCCTCAGATATTTTACAGGATATCGAACTCATTTTAATTGACGGGCATCAAATGGCGCTTAGCGTTGCGATCGCTCAACAAGCTAGAGTAAGAAATATTCCAGTCGCGATCGATGGCGGAAGTTGGAAATCGGGTTTTGAAGAAGTGTTGCCTTTTGTCGATTATGCAATTTGTTCGGCTAATTTTTATCCTCCCAATTGCTATAATCAGGAAGATGTATTTATCTATCTTCAACAAATAGGCATTCCTCACATTGCGATTACTCAAGGTGAAAACCCCATTCAATATCTCTCTCAAGGAGAAAAGGGAGAAATAGAAATTCCTACGATAAAAGCCATCGATACTCTAGGTGCTGGCGATATCTTTCACGGTGCTTTTTGCCACTATATTCTTCAAAAAAATTTTATTGACGCGCTTTCTTGTGCGACTCAGGTTGCCTCTTATTCCTGTCAATTTTTCGGGACTAGGCAATGGATGCAATAA
- a CDS encoding Uma2 family endonuclease, with translation MTAALPKLLTFDEFIERYPNDGKRYELHQGVIVEMPPPSGDHEDVVGFLTRKLAVEIERLNLPFNIPKTGFVRTKSADSCYLPDVLVLNQNNLKNEPLWKKESTVTQSESIPLVIEVVSNNWRDDYHKKYADYEEMGIPEYWIVDYAALGARKFLGNPKQPTIFVCELVDGEYQMTPFQSNNLIVSSNFPQLNLTAQQIFDSVG, from the coding sequence ATGACCGCAGCCTTGCCCAAGCTACTAACCTTCGATGAATTTATTGAACGGTATCCCAACGACGGTAAACGCTACGAACTGCATCAAGGAGTAATAGTTGAGATGCCCCCACCATCTGGCGACCATGAGGATGTTGTCGGTTTTTTGACACGAAAATTAGCAGTCGAAATTGAGCGGCTAAATCTTCCTTTTAATATTCCAAAAACAGGTTTTGTTAGAACCAAGAGTGCTGATTCGTGCTACTTGCCCGATGTATTGGTACTAAACCAAAATAATTTGAAAAACGAGCCACTTTGGAAAAAAGAATCTACAGTTACTCAATCCGAATCAATACCATTGGTAATTGAAGTTGTTTCAAATAACTGGCGGGATGACTACCACAAAAAATATGCCGATTATGAGGAGATGGGCATTCCCGAATATTGGATTGTTGATTATGCTGCCTTGGGTGCGCGTAAGTTTCTCGGAAATCCCAAGCAGCCGACTATTTTCGTGTGCGAGTTAGTAGATGGCGAGTATCAAATGACTCCATTTCAGAGCAATAACCTAATTGTCTCCTCAAATTTTCCCCAATTAAATTTAACCGCGCAACAGATTTTTGACTCGGTTGGCTAA
- the murJ gene encoding murein biosynthesis integral membrane protein MurJ, which produces MSEKKKSPRSLAGIARIVAIATLISKIFGLVREQAIAWAFGVGAVVNAYAYAYVIPGFLLILLGGINGPFHSALVSVLAKRNKSEAAPIVETVTTLISIVLLLVTVVLVVFAGTFIDILAPGLDGIARASAILQLRIMAPLAVFAGLIGIGFGTLNASNQYWLPSISPLFSSLTVVIGVAVLAWLLGEQINDSRYLQLGGVVLAGGTLAGGLLQWVAQLNAQIQSGMGKLRLRFDWRIPGVGDVMRVMIPASLSSGMLHINVYTDLFFASYIEGAAAAMRYANFIVLTPLGIISNMILVPFMPVFSQLAAPENWQELKFRIRQGLLLTALTMLPLTAIFIASATPIIRIIYERGSFNLEASQMVIPVLMAYGFGMFFYLGRDVLVRVFYALGDGETPFRVSIFNIFLNAGLDYLLIQSFQTPGLVLATVGVNITSMGAFLWILNRRLNGLPLGEWGLALLQLTAITIVSAIASSGVNWGWEKLLDSNNLLLLLLQFCLSASVALGVFVLLVMQLRLPEVDIIVSRIQQKLSK; this is translated from the coding sequence GTGTCTGAGAAGAAAAAATCCCCTCGCTCTCTAGCTGGTATCGCGCGCATCGTCGCCATTGCCACCCTGATCAGTAAAATCTTTGGCTTAGTTCGCGAACAGGCGATCGCATGGGCTTTTGGCGTGGGAGCCGTTGTCAACGCCTACGCCTATGCCTACGTCATTCCCGGTTTTCTGCTGATCTTGCTCGGCGGCATTAACGGTCCCTTTCACAGCGCTTTAGTGAGTGTTTTGGCAAAGCGGAACAAGTCCGAAGCCGCCCCCATCGTGGAAACGGTAACAACCCTCATCAGTATCGTCCTGTTACTCGTTACCGTCGTTCTAGTCGTCTTTGCCGGAACGTTTATCGATATCCTTGCGCCAGGGTTAGACGGGATAGCAAGAGCTAGCGCTATTCTACAGCTACGGATTATGGCACCGCTAGCCGTATTTGCCGGATTGATCGGCATTGGTTTCGGTACGCTAAATGCCTCGAACCAATATTGGTTGCCAAGTATCAGTCCTCTCTTTTCCAGCTTAACTGTCGTCATTGGTGTCGCCGTTCTCGCTTGGCTGCTGGGAGAGCAAATTAACGATTCTCGATACCTGCAATTAGGGGGAGTAGTGCTAGCGGGAGGAACGCTAGCAGGCGGACTTTTGCAATGGGTGGCACAGTTAAACGCCCAGATTCAGTCGGGGATGGGTAAGTTGCGGTTGCGCTTTGATTGGCGCATTCCTGGCGTAGGAGATGTTATGAGAGTCATGATCCCCGCCTCCCTTTCTTCTGGAATGTTACATATTAACGTTTATACCGATTTATTTTTTGCCTCTTATATTGAAGGTGCGGCAGCCGCAATGCGCTACGCTAATTTCATTGTGCTAACGCCATTGGGCATTATTTCTAATATGATTTTAGTGCCTTTTATGCCCGTCTTTTCCCAACTCGCTGCCCCAGAAAATTGGCAAGAATTAAAATTTAGAATTCGTCAGGGATTATTATTAACTGCCCTCACGATGTTACCTCTGACAGCAATTTTTATTGCGTCAGCCACTCCAATTATTCGGATAATTTACGAACGTGGCTCTTTTAATCTGGAAGCTTCTCAAATGGTCATTCCCGTTTTAATGGCTTATGGATTTGGAATGTTCTTTTATTTAGGTCGCGATGTTTTAGTTAGAGTCTTTTATGCTTTGGGCGATGGAGAAACGCCCTTTCGCGTCAGTATTTTTAATATTTTTCTCAATGCCGGATTAGATTATTTATTGATTCAATCTTTTCAAACTCCAGGATTAGTCTTAGCTACTGTTGGCGTTAATATCACTTCCATGGGAGCATTTTTGTGGATTTTAAACCGCCGACTTAATGGCTTGCCGTTGGGTGAATGGGGATTGGCTTTATTACAGTTAACAGCAATTACTATCGTGTCGGCTATAGCAAGTTCGGGCGTAAATTGGGGATGGGAAAAACTTTTAGATAGTAATAATCTGTTGCTTTTGTTATTACAATTTTGTCTATCAGCAAGCGTTGCCTTGGGAGTTTTTGTTCTATTAGTAATGCAGTTAAGGTTGCCAGAAGTTGATATTATCGTGTCTCGAATTCAGCAAAAGTTAAGCAAGTAA
- a CDS encoding diguanylate cyclase domain-containing protein: MSWLSPNVSIFEQEYKADILVVENKVGNLCVLSSLLVERGYQIRQALDREMAIMAAQTMPPDLILLDVKLPRLNGYELYQQLKTIETTKEIPVIFLSKLDASFDKARAFAVRGADYIAKPYQPEEVIMRVETQLKLSALQKQLAQKDAKLEEQLRLNEIVHRFHPQPQLNLLLLDRAIAATPNGIVITDANAPYNPVIYVNPGFERMTGYSSAEAIGKNCRFLQGEDRKQPALEIIRQAIRQQKECRVTVRNYRKDGTLFWNDISISPIRDEAGKVTHYIAVQTNITEYKRVEEERQRYQSSLQQMNLELYQLNQTLHRLANSDGLTGVANRRRFEEHLEQEWRRMLREQLPLSVILGDIDYFKPYNDSYGHLEGDDCLKAVTRAIDRVVNRPADLVARYGGEEFAIILPNTPATGAIQVAQSIRKAVLQLQIPHQSSPVREYVTMSLGIATQIPAQQLSPKNLIEAADQALYRAKEQGRNCAVAQIE, translated from the coding sequence TTGTCATGGCTGAGTCCTAATGTTTCTATTTTTGAGCAGGAGTATAAGGCAGATATTTTAGTAGTTGAAAATAAAGTAGGCAACCTTTGCGTCCTGTCAAGCCTGCTCGTCGAGCGCGGCTATCAAATCAGACAAGCCCTCGATAGAGAAATGGCAATCATGGCAGCACAGACAATGCCGCCCGATTTAATTTTACTCGATGTTAAGCTTCCGCGTTTGAACGGTTACGAACTCTACCAGCAACTAAAAACGATAGAAACAACCAAAGAAATTCCCGTAATTTTCTTAAGCAAGTTAGACGCAAGCTTTGATAAAGCGAGAGCGTTTGCTGTTAGAGGAGCAGATTATATTGCTAAACCTTACCAACCCGAAGAAGTAATCATGCGGGTAGAAACGCAACTCAAATTGAGTGCCCTGCAAAAACAACTCGCCCAAAAAGATGCCAAACTAGAAGAGCAACTCCGCCTCAACGAGATCGTCCATCGATTTCATCCCCAACCTCAGCTTAATTTACTACTACTCGATCGCGCGATCGCTGCTACTCCTAACGGCATTGTCATTACCGATGCAAACGCGCCCTATAACCCGGTTATTTACGTCAATCCAGGTTTTGAACGCATGACAGGGTATTCATCGGCAGAAGCCATAGGAAAAAACTGCCGCTTCTTGCAGGGAGAAGATAGAAAGCAACCCGCCCTCGAAATCATCCGACAAGCTATCCGACAACAAAAAGAGTGCCGGGTCACCGTGCGTAACTATCGCAAAGATGGAACGCTATTTTGGAATGATATTTCGATTTCTCCCATAAGAGATGAAGCGGGAAAAGTAACTCACTACATCGCCGTTCAAACAAACATTACCGAATACAAACGAGTGGAAGAAGAGCGACAAAGGTATCAATCCTCGCTCCAGCAAATGAACTTGGAACTCTATCAACTCAACCAAACCTTACACCGCCTAGCTAATTCGGACGGCTTAACTGGAGTAGCCAATCGCCGCCGTTTTGAAGAACATCTCGAACAAGAGTGGCGGCGGATGTTAAGAGAACAATTGCCTTTGTCGGTAATTTTAGGGGATATCGATTACTTTAAACCCTACAACGATTCTTATGGTCATCTAGAGGGAGATGATTGTTTAAAAGCCGTGACGAGAGCGATCGATCGCGTTGTCAATCGTCCGGCGGATTTAGTGGCTCGTTACGGGGGAGAGGAGTTTGCCATTATCTTGCCCAACACTCCCGCTACAGGAGCGATACAAGTGGCACAATCAATCCGCAAGGCAGTACTACAACTCCAAATTCCCCACCAATCTTCGCCTGTAAGAGAGTATGTCACCATGAGTTTGGGCATCGCCACTCAGATACCGGCTCAACAGCTGTCGCCTAAAAATTTAATTGAGGCGGCTGACCAAGCACTGTATCGAGCTAAGGAACAAGGTCGCAATTGTGCCGTCGCCCAAATTGAGTAA
- a CDS encoding alpha/beta fold hydrolase, whose protein sequence is MTIGSLKDKVNVRGVEHYYEWIRQPQTSSKPVMAFVHGWGGSSRYWRNTARALSDRFDCLLYDLRGFGRSCLPHSSTESSSFKLSYELEEYAKDLGVLLDALHVDKIYLHGHSMGASVAAWFLTLYPERVKRAILVCNGIFEYDEKAFAAFYKFGGYVVKFRYKWFLNIPFADRVFMSRFLHRPISKQDRRAFLEDFLLADYEAALGTIYTSVSKKAVEIMPQKFAQISVPTLLISGEKDIIIPTVMGRQAAALNEAIEYVEIPKTAHFPMLEDAETYLSRVREFLENEN, encoded by the coding sequence ATGACAATCGGTAGCTTGAAAGATAAAGTTAACGTTCGCGGGGTCGAGCATTATTATGAATGGATTCGCCAGCCTCAAACTTCCTCCAAACCCGTGATGGCGTTCGTTCACGGATGGGGAGGATCGTCGCGGTATTGGCGCAACACGGCAAGGGCACTCAGCGATCGCTTCGATTGTTTGCTATACGATCTTAGGGGATTTGGACGTTCTTGCCTCCCCCACTCCTCAACCGAGAGTTCGTCGTTCAAACTAAGTTACGAACTTGAAGAATATGCCAAAGATTTAGGGGTTTTACTCGATGCTTTACATGTAGATAAAATCTATCTTCACGGTCACTCAATGGGCGCATCGGTAGCTGCTTGGTTTCTCACATTATATCCCGAACGAGTCAAACGGGCAATTTTAGTCTGTAATGGCATATTTGAATACGATGAAAAAGCTTTTGCTGCTTTTTATAAATTTGGCGGTTACGTTGTCAAATTTCGCTATAAGTGGTTTTTAAATATTCCCTTTGCCGATCGCGTATTTATGTCGCGATTTCTTCATCGTCCCATTAGTAAACAAGATCGGCGAGCTTTTTTAGAAGATTTTCTCTTAGCAGACTATGAAGCAGCTTTAGGAACGATTTACACTTCCGTCAGTAAAAAAGCTGTAGAAATTATGCCGCAGAAATTCGCCCAAATTAGCGTGCCAACTTTGTTAATTTCTGGCGAGAAAGATATCATCATTCCTACCGTTATGGGCCGTCAAGCTGCTGCTTTAAATGAGGCAATTGAATATGTAGAAATTCCCAAAACCGCTCATTTTCCTATGTTGGAAGATGCCGAGACTTATCTGTCGAGAGTGCGAGAATTTTTAGAAAATGAAAATTAA